The nucleotide window GACTCCGGGACACAATAAAGGGCCTTAACGGCCAAAGGGCTTTGGAGCTGGCGTCGAGCGAGGCACAAGCATCGTCGGCAGTAAAGAATAATCACCCCAAAGCATCCTTTTGTCCTTGCCGGTTGGGTCATCAGCCCGTCGCTGCGAGGAAGGTCAATGTTAAAAATGAACTTGACTTGGATTTACAAGATTAAAACAATGCGACTGCCGCTTGGCTTTACATTGATTGTGAGCGACAAAGGTAACAATCCACCGGTCAGCTGGTTGGAAATGAATAACAACCAAGCCATTTCGTGGGAATTTGATATGCTAAGCGAAGGAAAAGATTGCTTGTTGGCGCGTGTTGTTGCATCTAAAAGCTTATCGGTCAGGATCGATCATCTGAATGCAGAGGAGTAGAGATATGATTAAATTGACACAGGGCAATATTGTGGATTTCGCTGGCGATGCCATCGTGAACGCCGCGAACAAATCCCTGCTGGGGGGCGGCGGTGTTGACGGCGCCATTCACAGGGCAGCGGGGCCGGAACTTTTGGCTGAATGCCGGACTCTGGGCGGCTGTCCCACCGGCCAGGCCAGGCTGACGCGGGGCTATCAGCTTCCGGCAAGATATGTGATCCACACCGTGGGCCCGGTTTGGAAAGGCGGAAACCACGGTGAAAACGAGCTTTTGTCTTCCTGCTACCGGGAGTCGCTGCAACTGGCAGACCGGCAAGGACTGCGCTCCATTGCCTTTCCGAACATTTCAACAGGAGTTTACGGCTTTCCCAAGGAACCGGCAGCCCGGATCGCCATCCAGACGGTGCGGGAATTTCTGGAAGCGCGGCCCGAGATGGAGGTGAGCTTTTTCTGCTTTGACGCGGAGAATTACGCCATCTACCAGAGCCTACTGAAGGAGCAACCTGACCCCGCATCCAAACAATGAATTCTTGATATACAATTAAGCTTGGTAGAAAATACGGCGCAAGTCCAGTCCAAGCTTATGAATTCACCACTTCCAGGGCAGGAAATGGTCCTTGATCTCCTCGTTGTAATAGCGGTCGGTCATGGTGGCGATGAAATCCCGCACCTGCTCCGGAGGTGAAAATTTCTCCAGATAGGCGGATGACTTGAAATCCAAGAAATGCTTGAATATCTTGGATTCACGGTTGCCTTCGGTGATGTCCTCCAGATATTTTTCGAACAACAGGCCCATGGTGCGGTGGATGATCCGGTTGGATGTTTTGACGTTTTCGTCTGTGTAGATGTGTTTGTAGTTGAATTTTTTCAGTTCCAGAAGGTAATATGAGGTTTCCTCGTCGAAGGCGATCCAGTCCTGTTCGTGGCTGTTCACTATCACGCTTTTGATCAGGGTGTCGATGATCTGGCTGTTCGTGTTGCCCAGTTTTTCCGTCACCTCTTTGGGCAGGTCTTCGCGCTTGAGCAGGTTGAAGCGGATGGCGTCCTCGATGTCCTGTCCGATGTAGGCTATGGTATCGGTTATACGCACCACGCATCCTTCCAGGGTTCCGGGCATCCAGCTGAAATCGCGCCCAGCTTTCTTGGCTTTGATGTATTCCTCGATGCGCTCCTCGGTCTTGTTGGCCTCCGGTTTTAGCTGAGTGTTATGCACCTCGCCGTCGTGGGAGACGATTCCGTCACGCACCTGGAAAGTGAGATTGAGGCCCCTGCCTTTGCGGGATATGTGGTCCACAATGTGCAGGGATTCGATATTGTGGTGGAAATGCCCGATTCCGTGGGCGACACAGGCTTTGGATAATGCCGTTTCACCGTCGTGGCCGAAGGGAGGATGACCCAGGTCGTGCCCCAGG belongs to Candidatus Cloacimonadota bacterium and includes:
- a CDS encoding HD domain-containing protein gives rise to the protein MDQKLNKIFADIKHKTQCSLGPRAFRDARAWRMKDEIEDNMRTKFAVDRDRILYSGAYRRYHGKTQVFSFTNLIDEEMTNRNLHIAYVSQISRTIGKYLGLNTELIEAIALGHDLGHPPFGHDGETALSKACVAHGIGHFHHNIESLHIVDHISRKGRGLNLTFQVRDGIVSHDGEVHNTQLKPEANKTEERIEEYIKAKKAGRDFSWMPGTLEGCVVRITDTIAYIGQDIEDAIRFNLLKREDLPKEVTEKLGNTNSQIIDTLIKSVIVNSHEQDWIAFDEETSYYLLELKKFNYKHIYTDENVKTSNRIIHRTMGLLFEKYLEDITEGNRESKIFKHFLDFKSSAYLEKFSPPEQVRDFIATMTDRYYNEEIKDHFLPWKW
- a CDS encoding O-acetyl-ADP-ribose deacetylase, translated to MQRSRDMIKLTQGNIVDFAGDAIVNAANKSLLGGGGVDGAIHRAAGPELLAECRTLGGCPTGQARLTRGYQLPARYVIHTVGPVWKGGNHGENELLSSCYRESLQLADRQGLRSIAFPNISTGVYGFPKEPAARIAIQTVREFLEARPEMEVSFFCFDAENYAIYQSLLKEQPDPASKQ